A region from the Variovorax sp. RKNM96 genome encodes:
- a CDS encoding tripartite tricarboxylate transporter substrate-binding protein, whose protein sequence is MPILFSRRRLAALCACALAVCGAVVPAHAQNLEGPLTLVVGYAPGGSTDRMARLIAERLSPKIGVPVTVENRPGEGGRLAAKQIKRATAAENILMLGNPAVMVIAPLVIKDAGYDPDKDFVPVSQVSSYDFALAVGNKLQLDRAMFLVGRLWAHPEEAIFGVPATGSLPHFFGLMVGDALSVQPQIKGYGGSAPLAADLSGGSLPIAIDTLDSLYAQHVAGKIRILAVSGKKRASFAPSVPTFREAGMKIDADGWNTFFAPSSMPQPKVQLLATKIREVMQDPGLQKAADALYITPVVSTAAETAQMLKAYRQQWEPVVRRSGFAP, encoded by the coding sequence ATGCCCATTCTCTTTTCCCGGCGACGACTCGCCGCCTTGTGCGCCTGCGCCCTTGCCGTGTGCGGCGCCGTCGTCCCCGCCCATGCGCAGAACCTGGAGGGGCCTCTCACGCTCGTCGTCGGCTATGCGCCCGGTGGCAGCACCGACCGCATGGCGCGGCTCATCGCCGAGCGGCTGAGCCCGAAGATCGGTGTGCCCGTGACGGTCGAGAACCGTCCCGGCGAAGGCGGCCGGCTGGCGGCCAAGCAGATCAAGCGCGCGACCGCCGCCGAGAACATCCTGATGCTCGGCAACCCGGCGGTGATGGTGATCGCGCCGCTCGTGATCAAGGACGCGGGCTACGACCCCGACAAGGACTTCGTGCCGGTCTCCCAGGTCAGCAGCTACGACTTCGCGCTGGCCGTGGGCAACAAGCTGCAGCTCGACCGCGCGATGTTCCTGGTGGGCCGTCTCTGGGCGCACCCGGAAGAAGCGATCTTCGGCGTGCCGGCCACCGGCAGCCTGCCGCACTTCTTCGGGCTCATGGTGGGCGATGCGCTGAGCGTGCAGCCGCAGATCAAGGGCTACGGCGGCTCCGCGCCGCTCGCGGCGGACCTGAGCGGCGGTTCGCTGCCGATCGCGATCGACACGCTCGACTCGCTCTATGCACAGCACGTGGCCGGCAAGATCCGCATCCTGGCGGTATCGGGCAAGAAGCGCGCGAGCTTCGCGCCCTCGGTGCCGACCTTTCGCGAGGCCGGCATGAAGATCGATGCCGATGGCTGGAACACCTTCTTCGCGCCGAGCTCGATGCCGCAACCCAAGGTGCAACTGCTGGCCACGAAGATCCGCGAAGTCATGCAGGACCCGGGTCTGCAGAAGGCGGCCGACGCGCTCTACATCACGCCGGTCGTGAGCACCGCCGCGGAGACCGCGCAGATGCTCAAGGCCTACCGCCAGCAATGGGAGCCGGTAGTGCGTCGCTCCGGCTTCGCGCCCTGA
- a CDS encoding tripartite tricarboxylate transporter substrate-binding protein — MVHHISRRSFATRAACLVPGAVLWPALSFAQTDAAVGRLVVGYPPGGTLDQTARRLTESWRTQGRPYLVDNRPGAAGRIANAQLKREKPDGSVLLCTHTSAMTIYPHVYANLAYDPAKDFKPVALLASATCVLAVSSAVPPEVKTLADYVRWLKRTETGRTYASPAAGSLAQFLGYRFSQAAGVPLTHVAYRGSAPAVQDLLGGQIPAYIGFVGDFLQYLESGKLRLLAASSERRSRFLKNVPTFAEQGFDSVTGLESYGVYAPAATPEKTVAALAEATQTASRDSTLIAGLSQIGLEAAYLGPADCARLISTERERWKPVVAASGFRADE; from the coding sequence ATGGTGCATCACATTTCAAGGCGGTCTTTCGCAACGCGCGCTGCGTGTCTCGTGCCGGGCGCGGTGCTGTGGCCGGCGCTGTCTTTTGCGCAGACCGATGCAGCCGTGGGACGGCTCGTCGTGGGCTATCCGCCCGGCGGCACGCTCGACCAGACCGCGCGTCGTCTCACCGAATCGTGGCGCACGCAAGGCCGGCCGTACCTCGTGGACAACCGGCCCGGCGCCGCCGGACGCATCGCCAACGCGCAGCTCAAGCGCGAGAAGCCGGACGGCAGCGTGCTGCTGTGCACGCACACCTCCGCCATGACGATCTATCCACACGTCTACGCCAACCTCGCGTACGACCCAGCGAAGGATTTCAAGCCCGTCGCCTTGCTCGCCTCCGCGACCTGCGTGCTGGCCGTGAGCAGCGCCGTGCCGCCCGAAGTGAAGACGCTGGCCGACTACGTGCGCTGGCTCAAGCGTACCGAGACCGGGCGCACCTACGCATCGCCCGCTGCGGGCTCGCTCGCACAGTTCCTGGGCTACCGCTTTTCGCAGGCGGCCGGCGTGCCGCTCACGCATGTGGCCTATCGCGGCTCCGCGCCCGCGGTGCAGGACCTGCTGGGCGGACAGATTCCCGCCTACATCGGCTTCGTGGGCGACTTTCTCCAGTACCTCGAGAGCGGCAAGCTGCGCCTGCTGGCCGCGAGCAGCGAACGCCGCTCGCGCTTTCTGAAGAACGTTCCGACCTTCGCGGAGCAGGGCTTCGACAGCGTGACCGGGCTCGAGAGCTACGGCGTCTACGCGCCCGCCGCGACGCCGGAGAAAACCGTGGCGGCGCTCGCCGAAGCCACGCAAACCGCATCGCGCGACAGCACGCTGATTGCCGGCCTGTCGCAGATCGGTCTGGAAGCCGCCTATCTCGGGCCGGCCGACTGCGCACGCCTCATCTCTACCGAAAGGGAGCGATGGAAGCCGGTGGTCGCGGCCTCCGGCTTCAGGGCCGACGAGTAA
- a CDS encoding MarR family transcriptional regulator, which translates to MPAFPDADALRAPRSLDDLLLYRLSRAARAGSGMATRMVEGGFGITRREWGMIGTLAEVGEITPSALAERLDLDRVRTSRGLRSLTEKKLVERRQDAEDRREVHVRLSPSGRQLFGELFPRIASLNTELLDGIDAAHIEIFLQCLRHLEVRGTELSALGVVPEKADRRAGGTRHHWPKRGG; encoded by the coding sequence ATGCCCGCCTTTCCCGATGCGGACGCCTTGCGCGCTCCCCGTTCCCTGGACGATCTGCTCCTGTACCGGCTCTCTCGCGCAGCGCGCGCCGGCAGCGGCATGGCGACCCGCATGGTCGAAGGCGGCTTCGGCATCACGCGCCGCGAGTGGGGAATGATCGGCACGCTCGCGGAAGTCGGCGAGATCACGCCCTCGGCGCTCGCAGAGCGGCTCGACCTGGACCGTGTGCGCACCTCGCGGGGCCTGCGCAGCCTCACCGAGAAGAAACTGGTGGAGCGCCGCCAGGACGCCGAGGACCGCCGCGAAGTGCATGTGCGCCTGAGCCCTTCGGGCCGGCAACTCTTCGGCGAGTTGTTTCCGCGCATCGCGAGCCTCAACACCGAACTGCTCGACGGCATCGATGCCGCGCACATCGAGATCTTTCTGCAGTGCCTGCGGCACCTTGAGGTGCGTGGCACCGAATTGAGTGCGCTGGGCGTGGTGCCGGAAAAGGCCGACCGCCGCGCAGGCGGCACGCGCCACCACTGGCCCAAGCGCGGCGGCTGA
- a CDS encoding LysR substrate-binding domain-containing protein has translation MAAVNPNRMDLNLLRVFDAVFEDQNLLRAGKRLHLSQSAISHALARLREALQDELFIRTARGMEPTARALAMAAPLREALRSIHDTLGVRPFDPATAARTFVLAANDYVTSVLLVGLSRRVSAIAPAVDLVVRPSTRLDLAEQIDVGRIDLAIGIFAEVPPRFQSGPVWTQEDVLVMRKGHPLRRRRLRVDDLAEFPLVTVSLGGQEEGAVSGYIVERGLARQSEMFDRQALEDALAAIGQRPRYRVTVPHSLAVPELLLDSDMLSIVPAPLAQAFASRGDLHAKPLPYEVANVSLRAIWHRRHEHDPAHVWLREQLTELAESTHGEGGSRGAPKG, from the coding sequence ATGGCAGCAGTGAATCCGAACCGCATGGACCTCAACCTGCTGCGCGTCTTCGATGCCGTCTTCGAGGACCAGAACCTCCTGCGCGCGGGCAAGCGCCTGCACCTGAGCCAGTCCGCGATCAGCCATGCGCTGGCGCGCCTGCGCGAGGCGTTGCAGGACGAGCTGTTCATCCGCACGGCCCGCGGCATGGAGCCCACTGCGCGCGCGCTGGCAATGGCCGCGCCACTGCGCGAGGCCCTGCGCAGCATCCACGACACGCTGGGCGTGCGGCCCTTCGATCCCGCGACCGCCGCGCGCACCTTCGTGCTGGCCGCGAACGACTACGTGACGTCGGTGCTGCTGGTCGGCCTCAGCCGTCGCGTGAGCGCCATCGCGCCGGCGGTGGACCTTGTCGTGCGCCCGTCCACGCGGCTGGACCTGGCCGAGCAGATCGACGTGGGCCGCATCGACCTCGCGATCGGCATCTTCGCGGAGGTGCCGCCGCGCTTCCAGAGCGGTCCCGTGTGGACGCAGGAGGACGTGCTCGTCATGCGCAAGGGCCATCCGCTGCGCCGGCGCCGACTGCGCGTCGACGACCTGGCGGAATTTCCGCTGGTGACCGTTTCGCTCGGCGGGCAGGAGGAAGGCGCGGTGAGCGGCTACATCGTCGAGCGCGGGCTGGCGCGCCAGTCCGAGATGTTCGACCGGCAGGCGCTGGAAGATGCGCTCGCCGCCATCGGCCAGCGTCCGCGCTACCGCGTCACCGTGCCGCACTCGCTCGCCGTGCCCGAGCTCCTGCTGGACAGCGACATGCTCTCCATCGTGCCGGCGCCGCTCGCACAGGCCTTCGCCAGCCGTGGCGACCTGCACGCCAAGCCCTTGCCCTACGAGGTGGCGAACGTGAGTCTGCGCGCGATATGGCACCGGCGGCACGAGCACGATCCGGCCCATGTCTGGCTGAGGGAACAGCTCACGGAACTCGCGGAATCCACACATGGCGAGGGCGGATCGCGCGGCGCGCCCAAGGGGTAA
- a CDS encoding ABA4-like family protein produces the protein MFDSLFSAGGAVAFPAWAALGAAPWLGRAKPAIWALTGIVIPVGLGLVYWWLMATYWSSAEGGGYGSISAVHALFQHPGLLTAGWFHYLAFDLFVGTWIAREGERAGIAPVLLIPCFALTFMFGPVGLLAFLALRVGPACVRAARALHARQPQLAMYGGLLLAVMVPALVANWLDPRTLNGVGVWVKPLKFMASVSLFALTMAWLIGDLPRERRDSRVVRAIVAVVIAMGTFEIGYITLQGALGQASHFNNDSIFHAVMYALMGVGALSLSATTLPLAWQFARHGDALPPAYRLATVIGLVLTFVAGAGAGIAISQHEGPTFGALAGGAVLPLVGWSATGGDLRVPHFLGVHAQQVLPLAGALIAMWRIPFGRAAVWLVTAGYAAAIVYAFRLAYMGVPLLSLAS, from the coding sequence ATGTTCGATTCACTCTTCAGCGCAGGCGGCGCCGTCGCCTTTCCCGCCTGGGCCGCCCTCGGCGCGGCGCCGTGGCTGGGCCGCGCCAAGCCCGCCATCTGGGCACTCACAGGCATCGTCATTCCGGTCGGGCTCGGGCTGGTCTATTGGTGGTTGATGGCCACGTACTGGTCGTCGGCCGAGGGCGGCGGGTACGGCTCCATCTCCGCGGTGCATGCGTTGTTCCAGCATCCGGGCCTGCTCACCGCGGGGTGGTTCCACTACCTCGCCTTCGATCTCTTCGTGGGCACCTGGATCGCGCGCGAAGGCGAGCGCGCCGGCATTGCGCCTGTGCTGCTGATTCCCTGCTTCGCGCTCACCTTCATGTTCGGGCCGGTCGGGCTGCTGGCCTTTCTTGCGTTGCGGGTGGGACCGGCCTGTGTGCGTGCGGCGCGCGCGCTGCATGCGCGCCAGCCGCAGCTTGCGATGTACGGCGGCCTGTTGCTGGCAGTCATGGTGCCCGCGCTGGTTGCGAACTGGCTGGACCCGCGCACGCTGAACGGCGTCGGCGTGTGGGTCAAGCCGCTGAAGTTCATGGCTTCGGTGAGCCTCTTTGCGCTGACCATGGCCTGGCTGATCGGCGACCTGCCGCGCGAACGCCGCGACTCACGCGTGGTGCGCGCGATCGTCGCCGTCGTCATCGCCATGGGCACCTTCGAAATCGGCTACATCACGCTGCAGGGTGCGCTCGGGCAGGCCTCTCACTTCAACAACGACTCGATCTTCCATGCCGTCATGTACGCGTTGATGGGCGTGGGCGCGCTGTCGCTCAGCGCCACCACATTGCCGCTCGCATGGCAGTTCGCACGCCATGGCGACGCGCTGCCGCCGGCCTACCGGCTCGCGACGGTGATCGGCCTCGTGCTGACCTTCGTGGCCGGCGCGGGCGCAGGCATCGCGATCAGCCAGCACGAGGGCCCGACCTTCGGCGCGCTCGCGGGCGGCGCGGTGCTGCCCCTGGTCGGCTGGTCGGCCACCGGCGGCGACCTGCGGGTTCCGCATTTCCTGGGCGTGCATGCACAACAGGTGCTGCCGCTCGCCGGCGCGTTGATCGCGATGTGGCGCATTCCCTTCGGACGGGCGGCGGTCTGGCTGGTGACCGCGGGTTATGCGGCGGCGATCGTCTATGCGTTCAGGCTGGCATATATGGGCGTGCCGCTGCTGTCGCTCGCCAGTTGA
- a CDS encoding universal stress protein, whose amino-acid sequence MYKRVLVATDGSALSEQAVIAAIDLAVLSGAELVAVNVAHIEPFGYFEGSMMLSQRDIEATQEQTNQAAQRIVDRVAATALDKGVRNAQAIVMKSNQVAEAIVATAKNQECDLIVMASHGRRSLARLLMGSETLHVLTHSHIPVLVLR is encoded by the coding sequence ATGTACAAGCGTGTTCTTGTCGCAACCGACGGCTCTGCGCTGTCGGAACAGGCGGTTATCGCCGCCATCGACCTGGCCGTGCTGAGCGGCGCGGAACTGGTGGCCGTCAACGTCGCGCACATCGAGCCCTTCGGCTACTTCGAAGGCTCAATGATGCTGAGCCAGCGTGACATCGAAGCCACGCAGGAGCAGACGAATCAGGCCGCGCAACGCATCGTCGACAGGGTGGCCGCCACCGCGCTGGACAAGGGCGTTCGCAATGCGCAGGCCATCGTCATGAAGTCGAACCAGGTCGCCGAGGCCATCGTCGCGACCGCGAAGAACCAGGAGTGTGACCTCATCGTGATGGCCTCGCACGGCCGCCGCAGCCTTGCGCGCCTGCTCATGGGCAGCGAGACGCTGCATGTGCTCACGCACTCGCACATCCCGGTGCTGGTGCTGCGCTGA
- a CDS encoding SMI1/KNR4 family protein, whose translation MSNATPLGVTEEQIAAAEAELGIRFPDRLREVWKTYNCNELPGGWRVYPVFDPANPRKTAGSITYENLRGAWGRHVMTLGLISIASNGTGNQLVLKVDEGQAGAEIFFWQHDTQKLKAWKPGFDSIAGRAAKARDNVQRLRQTFGTRER comes from the coding sequence ATGTCCAACGCAACGCCGCTCGGTGTCACCGAGGAACAGATCGCAGCTGCCGAAGCCGAGCTGGGCATTCGATTTCCCGACAGGCTTAGGGAAGTGTGGAAGACCTACAACTGCAACGAGCTGCCGGGTGGCTGGCGCGTCTATCCGGTCTTCGATCCAGCCAATCCGCGAAAGACGGCTGGCAGCATCACCTACGAAAACCTGCGAGGTGCGTGGGGCCGTCATGTGATGACGCTCGGGTTGATCTCCATCGCGAGCAACGGCACCGGCAACCAGCTGGTGTTGAAGGTCGATGAAGGACAGGCCGGGGCCGAGATCTTCTTCTGGCAGCACGACACGCAGAAGCTCAAAGCCTGGAAGCCCGGCTTCGACAGCATCGCCGGCCGTGCCGCCAAGGCGCGCGACAACGTGCAGCGGCTGCGGCAAACCTTCGGCACGCGCGAGCGCTGA
- a CDS encoding Lrp/AsnC family transcriptional regulator: MLDDIDQDILTALGANARMSLKDLAQQVGLSSPSVAERLRRLEERDVIRAYTLALNPKALGYQFQAIVRIRPLPGQLQAVQKLIENTPEFCECDKVTGEDCFIARLFLQSLEQLDGILDRIAAKAETNTSIVKAHTIPRRLPPLRPA, from the coding sequence ATGCTGGACGACATCGACCAGGACATCCTGACCGCGCTCGGCGCCAACGCGCGCATGTCGCTCAAGGACCTCGCCCAGCAGGTGGGCCTGTCTTCGCCCAGCGTGGCCGAACGGCTTCGGCGGCTGGAAGAGCGTGACGTGATCCGCGCCTACACGCTGGCGTTGAACCCCAAGGCGCTCGGCTACCAGTTCCAGGCCATCGTGCGCATTCGCCCCCTGCCGGGGCAGCTGCAGGCGGTGCAGAAGCTGATCGAGAACACGCCGGAATTCTGCGAATGCGACAAGGTGACGGGCGAAGACTGCTTCATCGCGCGGCTCTTCCTTCAGTCGCTGGAGCAGCTCGACGGCATCCTGGACCGCATCGCGGCGAAGGCGGAGACGAACACCTCGATCGTGAAGGCGCACACCATCCCGCGGCGGCTGCCGCCGTTGCGGCCCGCCTAG
- a CDS encoding TetR/AcrR family transcriptional regulator, producing the protein MAERKKAEAPAPYHHGDLRAALIEATEGLLAERGIEGFTLREVARRAGVSPAAPLHHFGSAAGLLTEVSILGYEELTRSLRAGTASGGKDPARRLRGQGLGYVHFALAYPGRFQLMFRKDRLMQDPRLAAAGDAAYAELEMAVRDYTGWGQEKALNRATQATVLAAWSTVHGFAHLALDEKFGAPAGAEGTREFVDGMLPEILRQLWP; encoded by the coding sequence ATGGCGGAAAGAAAAAAAGCGGAAGCACCTGCGCCCTATCACCACGGCGACTTGCGCGCGGCATTGATCGAAGCCACCGAAGGCCTGCTCGCCGAGCGCGGCATCGAGGGCTTCACGCTGCGCGAAGTGGCACGCCGCGCGGGCGTGTCGCCCGCGGCGCCGCTGCATCACTTCGGCAGCGCCGCCGGTCTGCTGACCGAGGTGTCTATCCTGGGATACGAGGAACTCACGCGCTCGCTGCGCGCCGGCACGGCCAGCGGCGGCAAGGACCCTGCGCGCCGGCTGCGCGGCCAGGGTTTGGGTTACGTCCACTTCGCGCTGGCATACCCCGGGCGCTTCCAGCTCATGTTCCGCAAGGACCGGCTGATGCAGGACCCGCGGCTGGCAGCGGCCGGTGACGCGGCCTACGCCGAACTGGAGATGGCGGTGCGCGACTACACCGGATGGGGCCAGGAGAAAGCGCTGAACCGTGCGACGCAGGCGACCGTGCTGGCGGCCTGGTCCACGGTGCATGGCTTCGCGCACCTCGCGCTCGACGAGAAGTTCGGCGCACCGGCCGGCGCCGAAGGCACGCGGGAATTCGTCGACGGCATGCTGCCCGAGATCCTGCGGCAGCTCTGGCCTTGA
- a CDS encoding DUF4863 family protein, whose translation MTDQEKLIETSLPFLAEIQNMTTGTEVEQWLNATYPPGSPLYDALAALVKAGVRDGWAANVEIQGRTYRRARLCDPSARTFNFSITAVYMDSTDNTQGNPEESFRGDYHAHPYGEFNMVVPLNDGAALAGPNGWCYGGWTAPAPGSHHYPEAKGGAVIALFYLPAGRISYDIQAPGMKAH comes from the coding sequence ATGACCGACCAGGAAAAACTGATCGAGACCAGCCTCCCGTTTCTCGCGGAAATCCAGAACATGACCACGGGGACCGAGGTGGAGCAATGGCTCAACGCCACGTATCCACCCGGCTCGCCGCTCTACGACGCGCTGGCCGCGCTGGTGAAGGCCGGCGTGCGCGACGGATGGGCGGCCAACGTCGAGATCCAGGGGCGCACGTACCGGCGCGCGCGGTTGTGCGACCCGTCGGCGCGCACGTTCAACTTCAGCATCACCGCGGTCTACATGGACAGCACGGACAACACCCAGGGCAATCCCGAAGAGAGCTTTCGCGGCGACTATCACGCGCACCCCTACGGCGAATTCAACATGGTGGTGCCGCTGAACGACGGCGCCGCGCTGGCGGGGCCGAACGGGTGGTGCTACGGCGGATGGACCGCGCCCGCGCCGGGGAGCCATCACTATCCGGAAGCGAAGGGCGGCGCGGTCATCGCGCTGTTCTATCTGCCGGCGGGTCGGATCTCCTACGACATTCAGGCGCCGGGGATGAAGGCCCACTGA